Proteins encoded within one genomic window of Rhinolophus sinicus isolate RSC01 linkage group LG05, ASM3656204v1, whole genome shotgun sequence:
- the HTR1B gene encoding 5-hydroxytryptamine receptor 1B, translated as MEETSAPCVPPTSAGSQTGVSQANLSNAPSHNCSAEGYIYQEFIALPWKVLLVVLLALITLATTLSNAFVIATVYRTRKLHTPANYLIASLAVTDLLVSILVMPISSMYAVTGRWTLGQVVCDLWLSSDITCCTASILHLCVIALDRYWAITDAVEYSAKRTPKRAAVMIVLVWVFSISISLPPFFWRQAKAVSGQSCVVNTDHILYTVYSTVGAFYFPTLLLIALYGRIYVEARSRILKQTPNKTGKRLTRAQLITDSPGSTSSVTSINSRAPDLPSESGSPVYANQVKVRVSDALLEKKKLMAARERKATKTLGIILGAFIVCWLPFFIISLVMPICKDACWFHLAIFDFFTWLGYLNSLINPIIYTMSNDDFKQAFHKLIRFKCTS; from the coding sequence atggaggaaaccaGCGCTCCGTGCGTCCCGCCGACGTCTGCGGGCTCCCAGACTGGGGTTTCTCAAGCTAACCTCTCTAATGCTCCCTCCCACAACTGCAGCGCCGAGGGCTACATTTACCAGGAATTCATCGCCTTGCCCTGGAAAGTACTACTGGTCGTGCTGCTGGCGCTCATCACCTTGGCCACCACGCTCTCCAACGCGTTTGTGATCGCTACGGTGTACCGGACGCGGAAGCTACACACCCCGGCCAACTACCTGATCGCCTCCCTGGCAGTCACCGACCTTCTCGTATCCATCCTGGTGatgcccatcagctccatgtaTGCGGTCACCGGCCGCTGGACCTTGGGCCAGGTGGTCTGCGACTTGTGGCTGTCTTCGGACATCACCTGTTGCACTGCTTCCATTCTGCACCTGTGTGTCATCGCCCTGGACCGCTACTGGGCCATTACGGATGCCGTAGAGTACTCAGCTAAAAGGACTCCCAAGAGGGCGGCGGTCATGATCGTGCTGGTGTGGGttttctccatctctatctcGCTGCCACCCTTCTTCTGGCGTCAGGCCAAAGCCGTGTCAGGCCAAAGCTGTGTGGTGAACACCGACCACATCCTCTACACCGTCTACTCCACGGTGGGCGCTTTCTACTTCCCTACCCTGCTCCTCATCGCCCTCTACGGCCGCATCTATGTAGAAGCCCGCTCCCGGATTTTGAAACAGACTCCCAATAAGACTGGCAAGCGTTTGACCCGAGCCCAGTTGATAACCGACTCCCCCGGGTCCACGTCTTCCGTCACCTCCATTAACTCGCGAGCTCCCGATCTGCCCAGCGAATCGGGGTCTCCGGTGTACGCGAACCAAGTCAAAGTACGGGTCTCCGACGCCTTGCTGGAGAAAAAGAAGCTCATGGCCGCTAGAGAGCGCAAAGCCACTAAGACGCTGGGGATCATTTTGGGAGCCTTTATTGTGTGTTGGCTGCCCTTCTTCATCATCTCCCTGGTGATGCCTATCTGCAAGGATGCCTGCTGGTTCCACCTGGCCATCTTTGACTTCTTCACGTGGCTGGGCTATCTCAACTCCCTCATCAACCCCATTATCTATACCATGTCCAATGACGACTTCAAACAAGCGTTCCATAAACTGATACGCTTTAAGTGCACAAGTTGA